The window GTCGATCTCGGCGCCATCGCGGTGACCACCAACACCCGCTCCGCGCCGGCGGAGGTGGAATATTTCGCCGATCATTGCGGTGCGGTGGCCGCGATCACGCAACCGGCCTATGCCGAGACGATCTCGGCGCATTGCCGGAACCTGCGCTGGTTGGCGGTGATTTCGCATGACGCGGGCACCCCGCCCGCGCAAGGCCATGCCGCGCCGCGTAGCGACAGTTTTGAAAGCCTGTTCGCCGACAGCGCCGACCGGCCGCGCCGTGTGGCCGATCCGCACGCCGCCTGCAGCGTGCAATACACCTCCGGCACCACGTCGCGGCCGAAGGCGGTGCTATGGACGCACGCCAACGCGCTGTGGGGCGCCAAGGTAAACGCTTCGCACCAGGATTTGCACCAAGGCGACGTGCACCAGACTTATCTGCCGCTGTTTCACACCAACGCGCTGGCTTATTCGATGCTGGCGAGCCTGTGGGTCGGCGGGACCTGTGTGATCCAGCCGCGGTTCTCGGCAAGCCGGTTCTGGAGCGTAGCACTGGAACACGGCTGCAGCTGGACCTCGACGATTCCGTTCTGCATGAAGGCGCTGCTGGAGCACGAGATCCCCAAACAGCACAAATTCCGCCTTTGGGGCACGGCGGTGTGCGAGCCGCCGGCCTTTTCCAGTTTCGGCATCAAGATCATCGGCTGGTGGGGCATGACCGAAACCATCACCCATGGCATCATAGGCGAGGTCGACCAGCCCAACACGCCGATGTCGATCGGCCGTGCGGCGGCGGAATATTCGATCCGCATCACCGACGATGACGGCGCGCCGACGCCGGTCGGCGGCACCGGCAATCTCCTGATCAAGGGTATTCCCGGGCTGTCGCTGTTCAAGGAATATCTGCATAACGAAAAAGCCACCCGCGAGAGTTTTGACGAACACGGCTATTTCATCACCGGCGACCGTGTCACGCTGTTGGACAATGGCTTCATAAAATTCGGCGACCGCGCCAAGGACATGCTGAAGGTCGGCGGCGAGAATGTCGCGGCCTCCGAGATCGAGCAGGTGATCGCGCTGGTGCCCGGCGTCCGCGAAGCCGCAGTGGTCGCGAAAAAACATCCGATGCTCGACGAAGTGCCGGTCGTCTTCATCGTCCCGCAGGCCGGTGTCGAGCGCGCGCCGCCCGATTTGCACGATAGCGTCATGGCGGCCTGCCGCAGCGCGTTGGCCGATTTCAAGGTGCCCCGTGAAATTCACTTCGTCGACGACATGCCGCGCTCGACCCTGGAGAAGGTGGCGAAGGCGGAATTGCGGAAGATGTTGAGCTAGAAGCTGCGAAAACTCCTCAGTTCAGCTCGAACCGGATCGGCAGCTTCTTGGGGCCGTTGACGAAAAAGGCCTGCGTCATCTTCACCTCGCCGTCGAGGGCAAGCGATCTCAGTCGCGGCAGCAGCTCCTCGAACAGGATTCGCATTTCCATCTTGGCTAGGTATTGCCCGAGACAGAGATGCGCGCCATAGCCGAAGGCGACATGGCGGTTCGGCTTGCGGTCGCATCGGAACGCGAAGGGCTCCTCAAAAACCTCCTCGTCGCGGTTGCCGGAGGCGTAACACAGCATCAGCCAATCGCCCTTGGCGATCCTGCGCGAACCGAGATCGGTGTCGGCGGTCGCCGATCGCATGAAATGCTTGACCGGGGTCATCCAGCGAATGGCCTCATCGACCAGCCCGGGGATGAGTTCCGGATTGGCTTTGACCTTGGCGAATTGTTCCGGATTTTCCGCCAGCGCCCAGATCGCACCGGCGGTCGACGATGACGTCGTATCGTGGCCGGCGGTGGCGACGATCATGTAATAGCTCGTCATGTCCCGCTCGGGCAGATAGTCGCCGTTGATCTTGCCGTTGGCGATCACGGTGGCGAGATCGTCGCGCGGCTCGGCGCGCCGGTCGGCGGTTATCTTTGCGAAATAGTCGCCGAAGTCCTTCACGACGGCCTCGATCATGGCGGAAAACATTTCCGGCCCGATCGTATCCCTGAACCGCGCCGTATCCGGGTCCTGCGCGCCGAACAGCTCCTGGGTGAGCTTCAGCATTCTCGGCTCGTCCGCTTCCGGAACCCCGAGAATTTCCATGATGACGTGCAAGGGATATCCGAGCGCCACGTCGGCGACGAAGTCGCAGGCCCCGCCATGCGCCATCATGCGCTCGACGGCGCCGCGGGCCTTGGTGCGGACCCTCGCCTCGAATTTCCCGAGATTGACCGGCATGAACCAGGACTGTGTCAGCGCCCGGTATTTCGGATGGTCGGGCGCATCCATCTGCACCAGCGAACGAACGAGGTTCGGCGTGCCGGTGATCTTGCGTGTCCGTTGCTCGACGGTCTTCGTCGTCAGCGTCGTCGGCCGATCGGCATTGTGAAACAGCTCGTTCTGCCGGCTGACGGCCTGGATATGGGCATGCTTGGTGACGACCCAGAACGGATCGAACCCCTCCGGCCGCGCGATGCCGAGCGGATTGTTGGCCCGCAGCCAGCGATAGGTATCGTGAAGGCGATCATCGGCATAGGCCGCCGGATTGACCAGCGTCGCGGCGATGTCGGCCGGGAGGTAGGTACTCGGGCTCAAATCACACCTTTTGGTTCTGCCGGCGCGAGAATGTTCGAACCAGCCGAGAGCGGCTTGCGTTTAGCGGCTAACATAACCACGCGGCCAAGGCGTAATTGAGGATTGGATTTTTCGTCGTCCCGGCGCAGGCCCGGACGACGACACCGGCGCAATCAAAACGACCCGAACGCCACCGGGCGGAAGGATTGCAGCAGATGCTGGTCGAGCTTGTCACCCATCTGCTCCATGATCCCGAACGCCTTGGCGTGGGTGAAGGGCAACCGGTAGGCGCGTCGCTCCACCAGCGCGGCGTGGATATCCACGATCGTGGTCAGGCGCACGATGTCGCTGATCTGATTGCCGCGCAGGCCGCTCGGATATCCGGTGCCGTCGAGGTACTCGTGATGGTGCAGCACCACATCCAGCATCTCAGGCGGAAAGCCGCCTTGGGCTGCGAGCGCGTCATAGCCGAGTTGCGGGTGCTGGCGGATGACTTCCAGTTCCTCGTCGGAGAGCTTGGCCCGCTTGTCGAGGATCGCGACCGGGACAAAGGCCTTGCCGACATCGTGCAGCAGGGCTGCGCGGGCGAGCCGGCGCTGGTCGTCCTCGCGCATCCCGAGATGCTGCGCGAACGCAACCGCGAAGCCGGTGACGAACAGGCAATGGCGGTAGCTGTCGGTGTGATGGCGGCCGACGGTCGTGAGCCACTCCCGCAGCGAGGTCCGCTTGATGGCCTTGAGAATCTTGTTTTCCGCCTCGATGATGTCGGCGTAGGTCAGCGGCACGCCCGCCGGAAGCTTCTGGAAGATCTTGACCATCACCGCATGCGCCGCCTCGATGCCGCGGTTCAGGGCTTTGCCGCTGGCGGTGGCGTCGAACCTGACTGTGTCCGGAAACGCCGCGCTGATGCGATGCAGGATGCCCGCGGCATCGAACGGGCGCGAGATCGTGTCGGTGGCGCCCAGCGCCCAGGCCTGCATCGAGCCATGATGAAGGGCGTCGGCGAGCACGAACAGCCGCGGCATCGAGCGGTAGGCTTCGCCGCGCAGCTTGT is drawn from Bradyrhizobium lablabi and contains these coding sequences:
- a CDS encoding HD-GYP domain-containing protein, which gives rise to MTALANKTSTKRRLLLASDRSDQSRELADILKTAGEVDTISTSELPDEPADHFSGIVVDINLRSSESVQQVRNKLRGEAYRSMPRLFVLADALHHGSMQAWALGATDTISRPFDAAGILHRISAAFPDTVRFDATASGKALNRGIEAAHAVMVKIFQKLPAGVPLTYADIIEAENKILKAIKRTSLREWLTTVGRHHTDSYRHCLFVTGFAVAFAQHLGMREDDQRRLARAALLHDVGKAFVPVAILDKRAKLSDEELEVIRQHPQLGYDALAAQGGFPPEMLDVVLHHHEYLDGTGYPSGLRGNQISDIVRLTTIVDIHAALVERRAYRLPFTHAKAFGIMEQMGDKLDQHLLQSFRPVAFGSF
- a CDS encoding AMP-binding protein; amino-acid sequence: MSASQTAPGVVGPFAGLDVPWLLKMRAETRRDHPFLIWAPFDAPARKWTYGEFYERVGALAAGLAQRGIRPGEYVLIHLDNCIEAMLAWFACVDLGAIAVTTNTRSAPAEVEYFADHCGAVAAITQPAYAETISAHCRNLRWLAVISHDAGTPPAQGHAAPRSDSFESLFADSADRPRRVADPHAACSVQYTSGTTSRPKAVLWTHANALWGAKVNASHQDLHQGDVHQTYLPLFHTNALAYSMLASLWVGGTCVIQPRFSASRFWSVALEHGCSWTSTIPFCMKALLEHEIPKQHKFRLWGTAVCEPPAFSSFGIKIIGWWGMTETITHGIIGEVDQPNTPMSIGRAAAEYSIRITDDDGAPTPVGGTGNLLIKGIPGLSLFKEYLHNEKATRESFDEHGYFITGDRVTLLDNGFIKFGDRAKDMLKVGGENVAASEIEQVIALVPGVREAAVVAKKHPMLDEVPVVFIVPQAGVERAPPDLHDSVMAACRSALADFKVPREIHFVDDMPRSTLEKVAKAELRKMLS
- a CDS encoding cytochrome P450, whose product is MSPSTYLPADIAATLVNPAAYADDRLHDTYRWLRANNPLGIARPEGFDPFWVVTKHAHIQAVSRQNELFHNADRPTTLTTKTVEQRTRKITGTPNLVRSLVQMDAPDHPKYRALTQSWFMPVNLGKFEARVRTKARGAVERMMAHGGACDFVADVALGYPLHVIMEILGVPEADEPRMLKLTQELFGAQDPDTARFRDTIGPEMFSAMIEAVVKDFGDYFAKITADRRAEPRDDLATVIANGKINGDYLPERDMTSYYMIVATAGHDTTSSSTAGAIWALAENPEQFAKVKANPELIPGLVDEAIRWMTPVKHFMRSATADTDLGSRRIAKGDWLMLCYASGNRDEEVFEEPFAFRCDRKPNRHVAFGYGAHLCLGQYLAKMEMRILFEELLPRLRSLALDGEVKMTQAFFVNGPKKLPIRFELN